In one Sesamum indicum cultivar Zhongzhi No. 13 linkage group LG12, S_indicum_v1.0, whole genome shotgun sequence genomic region, the following are encoded:
- the LOC105175381 gene encoding chaperone protein dnaJ 50 isoform X1 → MEASASIRWCVPTLLLLLFLLIQPSISIYCDEDDCYDLLGVSQNANASEIKKAYYKLSLKHHPDKNPDPESKKKFVKIANAYEILKDEATREQYDYAIAHPEEVFYNTARYYHAYYGHKTDTRAVLVGLLLVLSGFQYLNQWTRYKQAVDMVKKTPAYKNKLKAMELERTGGVTNKKKGNKQINKKMEEELSEELELQIKGAEKPSVWELIGVRFILLPYTLGKLLLWYGCWFWRYQVKQAPYSWEDASYLTRRSLGVPSDSWRHVDQLTKEDLVQRRLWEKPNLESYLAEMRKESKRRR, encoded by the exons ATGGAGGCATCAGCTTCGATCCGCTGGTGCGTACCCACACTACTACTCCTGCTCTTCCTCCTCATTCAACCTTCCATCTCGATCTACTGTGACGAGGACGACTGTTACGATCTCCTAGG GGTCTCTCAAAATGCCAATGCCTCCGAGATCAAGAAAGCATACTACAAGCTCTCTCTCAAACA TCATCCGGATAAAAATCCCGATCCAGAATCGAAGAAGAAGTTTGTGAAAATTGCGAATGCTTATGAG ATTCTGAAAGATGAAGCCACAAGGGAGCAGTATGATTATGCAATTGCACATCCGGAAGAG GTCTTCTATAACACAGCACGGTACTACCATGCTTACTATGGCCATAAGACA GATACTCGTGCTGTACTTGTGGGTCTTCTTTTGGTGCTCTCAGGATTTCAGTACCTAAACCAGTGGACAAGGTATAAGCAG GCCGTTGATATGGTGAAGAAGACGCCAgcttataaaaataagcttaaaGCGATGGAACTTGAACGCACTGGAGGAGTAACAAATAAGAAGAAGGGTAACAAGCAGATAAACAA GAAGATGGAGGAAGAGCTGAGCGAGGAACTTGAACTGCAGATAAAGGGAGCCGAAAAGCCATCTGTTTGGGAACTTATTGGTGTTCGTTTCATTTTACTGCCTTACACCTTGGGAAAG CTGTTATTATGGTATGGGTGTTGGTTCTGGAGGTACCAGGTGAAGCAAGCACCATATTCTTGGGAAGATGCCTCGTATCTGACAAGACGATCTCTGGGGGTACCTTCTGATTCATGGAGACACGTAG ATCAATTGACAAAGGAAGATCTTGTTCAAAGACGTTTATGGGAAAAGCCCAACTTGGAGAGCTACCTAGCTGAAATGCGGAAAGAATCAAAACGCAGAAGATAG
- the LOC105175381 gene encoding chaperone protein dnaJ 50 isoform X2: MEASASIRWCVPTLLLLLFLLIQPSISIYCDEDDCYDLLGVSQNANASEIKKAYYKLSLKHHPDKNPDPESKKKFVKIANAYEILKDEATREQYDYAIAHPEEVFYNTARYYHAYYGHKTDTRAVLVGLLLVLSGFQYLNQWTRYKQAVDMVKKTPAYKNKLKAMELERTGGVTNKKKGNKQINKKMEEELSEELELQIKGAEKPSVWELIGVRFILLPYTLGKLLLWYGCWFWRYQVKQAPYSWEDASYLTRRSLGVPSDSWRHVVW, encoded by the exons ATGGAGGCATCAGCTTCGATCCGCTGGTGCGTACCCACACTACTACTCCTGCTCTTCCTCCTCATTCAACCTTCCATCTCGATCTACTGTGACGAGGACGACTGTTACGATCTCCTAGG GGTCTCTCAAAATGCCAATGCCTCCGAGATCAAGAAAGCATACTACAAGCTCTCTCTCAAACA TCATCCGGATAAAAATCCCGATCCAGAATCGAAGAAGAAGTTTGTGAAAATTGCGAATGCTTATGAG ATTCTGAAAGATGAAGCCACAAGGGAGCAGTATGATTATGCAATTGCACATCCGGAAGAG GTCTTCTATAACACAGCACGGTACTACCATGCTTACTATGGCCATAAGACA GATACTCGTGCTGTACTTGTGGGTCTTCTTTTGGTGCTCTCAGGATTTCAGTACCTAAACCAGTGGACAAGGTATAAGCAG GCCGTTGATATGGTGAAGAAGACGCCAgcttataaaaataagcttaaaGCGATGGAACTTGAACGCACTGGAGGAGTAACAAATAAGAAGAAGGGTAACAAGCAGATAAACAA GAAGATGGAGGAAGAGCTGAGCGAGGAACTTGAACTGCAGATAAAGGGAGCCGAAAAGCCATCTGTTTGGGAACTTATTGGTGTTCGTTTCATTTTACTGCCTTACACCTTGGGAAAG CTGTTATTATGGTATGGGTGTTGGTTCTGGAGGTACCAGGTGAAGCAAGCACCATATTCTTGGGAAGATGCCTCGTATCTGACAAGACGATCTCTGGGGGTACCTTCTGATTCATGGAGACACGTAG TTTGGTGA